The Macrobrachium nipponense isolate FS-2020 chromosome 1, ASM1510439v2, whole genome shotgun sequence genome includes a window with the following:
- the LOC135218900 gene encoding uncharacterized protein LOC135218900 produces MFWCLRKRKVPEKLVRLGETTYERKPTEVITAVGETENFEVSVGLYRGSALSPFLFVLVMGVLSAEIRNEELWELLYADDLVITAENEEDLQRRVGEWQESLERGGLKVNVNKTEILLSSREDKDRIVIQEKKRLDYKTGRKV; encoded by the coding sequence atgttttggtgtttaaggaaaaggaaagtcccagaaaagttggttaggctgggcGAGACGACATATGAAAGAAAGCCCACagaagtaataacagcagttggggaaactgaaaactttgaagttagtgttggattataccgggggtcagcattaagcccgtTTTTGTTTGTACTGGTCATGGGTGTGTTGAGTgcagagatcaggaatgaagagctgtgggagttgttgtacgccgatgatctggtgattactgctgaaaatgaggaggacctacagagaagggttggagagtggcaggagtctttagagaggggtggcttaaaggtgaatgtgaacaAAACAGAGATTTTGttgagcagtagggaagacaaagacagaatagtaatacaagaaaaaaagaggctcgattataaaactgGAAGAAAAGTTTAA